One window from the genome of Spirosoma rhododendri encodes:
- a CDS encoding glycosyltransferase family 2 protein, with product MATYNGAEFVAEQIDSILVQLGDNDELIISDDGSKDATVAIINGIQDKRIRLVPSQRFGSVVKNFENALRHAEGEIIFLADQDDVWYEGKVDAVIARLETCDLVLTDCRVVAQSGEVLHESFFRSRDSRPGFWRNLWKNAYQGCCMAFRRSVLTYALPFPKNIDYHDWWIGLLVELKGTPCFYDKPLLHYRRHGGNISPTGQAPQEKDWKNRLRNRFWLSWYIIGRSLQH from the coding sequence ATGGCTACCTACAATGGGGCCGAATTCGTTGCAGAGCAAATTGACTCGATCTTGGTACAACTGGGTGACAACGACGAACTTATCATCTCAGATGACGGATCGAAAGATGCTACGGTAGCTATCATAAACGGCATACAGGACAAACGCATCCGGTTAGTACCCAGCCAGCGATTTGGCTCAGTAGTCAAGAACTTTGAAAACGCGCTGCGGCATGCCGAAGGTGAAATTATTTTTCTGGCCGACCAGGATGATGTCTGGTACGAGGGTAAAGTCGATGCGGTTATAGCCCGTCTGGAAACCTGTGATCTGGTCCTGACCGACTGCCGGGTAGTAGCGCAGTCGGGTGAGGTGCTACACGAATCGTTTTTTCGCAGTCGCGACAGTCGGCCGGGGTTCTGGCGAAACCTGTGGAAAAATGCGTACCAGGGGTGTTGCATGGCGTTCAGACGAAGTGTGCTGACGTATGCGTTACCGTTCCCCAAAAACATCGACTACCACGACTGGTGGATCGGCTTGCTGGTCGAGCTGAAAGGTACCCCCTGCTTCTACGACAAACCGTTGTTACACTACCGTCGGCATGGGGGCAACATATCGCCAACTGGCCAGGCTCCGCAGGAAAAAGACTGGAAGAATCGGCTGAGGAATCGCTTCTGGCTAAGCTGGTATATCATCGGTCGATCACTGCAACACTGA
- a CDS encoding glycosyltransferase family 2 protein, protein MRIAGVVVLYNSPLDCLHNIDTYIHQIEKLFVVDNSDVSNDELIATLSRIPTVSYINNGGNRGISYALNRGAEQAISEGFTHLLTMDDDSRAPATMIAEMVQYLSTQPADQVGIVGAAHSPSTIKAGVPSSVLYTMTSGNLLNLQVYKTVGPFRDDFFIDHVDHEYNLRLNKAGYKVVELPTVQLDHPLGERKQRWGKKYVSHNPVRQYYIARNGIIVARQYRRDYPAFSLKMVDLLAKEWIKILFGMNERGRRARMLVKGIKDGFAGKTGRL, encoded by the coding sequence ATGAGGATTGCCGGAGTCGTCGTGTTATACAACAGTCCCCTAGACTGCCTGCACAACATCGACACATACATTCATCAGATCGAGAAACTCTTCGTCGTCGACAATTCTGATGTTTCCAATGATGAACTTATTGCTACGCTAAGCCGAATCCCTACTGTCAGTTACATCAATAATGGCGGGAATCGCGGTATCAGCTATGCCCTGAATCGTGGTGCTGAACAGGCGATCAGTGAGGGGTTCACGCACCTGCTGACGATGGATGACGACAGCAGAGCACCCGCCACGATGATCGCCGAGATGGTACAGTACCTGTCGACGCAGCCAGCTGACCAAGTCGGTATTGTCGGGGCGGCCCATTCACCATCGACGATAAAGGCCGGGGTGCCCAGCTCGGTACTGTATACGATGACGTCAGGTAATCTGCTCAATTTACAGGTATACAAAACCGTTGGCCCCTTCCGCGACGACTTTTTCATCGATCACGTCGACCACGAATACAACCTTCGGTTGAACAAGGCCGGTTACAAAGTGGTGGAACTGCCTACTGTTCAGCTCGATCATCCGTTAGGTGAACGAAAACAACGGTGGGGTAAGAAATACGTGTCGCACAACCCGGTTCGGCAGTATTACATCGCCCGGAACGGAATTATCGTAGCCCGTCAATACCGACGTGACTACCCGGCTTTTTCGCTGAAAATGGTTGATCTGCTTGCCAAAGAATGGATAAAAATACTGTTTGGCATGAACGAGCGCGGGCGACGGGCGCGAATGCTGGTCAAGGGTATCAAAGATGGTTTTGCGGGAAAAACGGGCCGACTCTAA
- a CDS encoding bestrophin family protein — protein MIPYEPKQWFNLFTLKRSDTARKLAPYILGFGAYALAIVLLEKHVFHLSDESILRNVTLLHTLLGFVISLLLVFRTNTAYDRWWEGRRLWGSLVNNSRNLGLKLHQMLPAEATDVRQFYQSMIPNFAFALKNHLRDDTQPSEFADTPLLRFTDLRADEHIPNQLASAMFGQAYALEQRGILRPEHLLVLNLELQSFMEICGACERIKKTPIPYSYSSFIKKFIVSYCLTLPIGFTFSLHYLVVPFTMFVFYVLASLEVLAEEVESPFGNDENDLPLDSICQSIDKTVRQGFEHPTPVVLNAAVRK, from the coding sequence ATGATTCCCTACGAACCTAAGCAGTGGTTTAACCTCTTCACGCTCAAACGTAGCGACACGGCCCGCAAACTAGCCCCCTACATTCTGGGGTTTGGGGCTTATGCGCTGGCGATTGTACTGCTCGAAAAACACGTCTTTCACCTGTCTGATGAGTCGATTCTACGTAACGTGACATTACTGCATACGCTGCTTGGTTTCGTGATTTCACTGCTGCTGGTGTTTCGCACCAACACGGCGTACGACCGGTGGTGGGAAGGTCGGCGGTTGTGGGGGTCGCTGGTCAACAATAGCCGGAATCTGGGCCTGAAACTGCATCAGATGCTACCCGCCGAAGCCACCGACGTGCGCCAGTTTTACCAATCCATGATTCCCAACTTTGCCTTCGCGCTCAAAAACCACCTCCGCGACGATACGCAACCGAGCGAGTTTGCCGATACGCCGTTGTTGCGTTTCACCGATCTGCGCGCCGATGAACATATTCCGAATCAACTGGCGTCGGCGATGTTTGGGCAAGCGTATGCGCTGGAGCAGCGGGGCATTCTGCGGCCGGAGCACCTGCTGGTACTGAACCTCGAACTGCAATCGTTTATGGAGATTTGCGGAGCCTGCGAGCGCATCAAGAAAACGCCCATTCCCTATTCCTATAGCTCGTTTATCAAAAAATTCATTGTCAGCTACTGCCTGACGCTACCCATTGGCTTCACCTTCAGCCTGCACTACCTCGTCGTGCCGTTTACAATGTTTGTGTTCTACGTACTGGCGAGTCTGGAGGTGTTGGCCGAAGAAGTCGAAAGCCCATTCGGAAACGACGAGAACGACCTGCCGCTCGACTCCATCTGCCAGTCGATTGACAAAACCGTCCGGCAGGGTTTTGAACACCCGACACCGGTGGTTTTAAACGCAGCGGTACGGAAATAA
- a CDS encoding Dyp-type peroxidase, producing the protein MSLDLTKSGISQTDPGYLAIANDLQGNILTSHGRNFTGQLLVRFNPAKRADVRAYLKKLAITERITSAKQQRADADLFNKQKKAGKVPTQVFFRGVYLTAKGYEALGFTNLHQFDSQFQAGMQASQADLHDPLVNDWEGGYQNEGDALFLFAHGVEPTLRAKVAEFAAFLRDQKLAKVLAVEYGKGFTNEVGDHLEHFGYVDGVSQPVFFTQDTPPDRTNWNPVAPLKLVLVPDPMGTPGQSFGSYYVFRKLEQNVRGFKEMEKSLADALGLEDDDAERAGAMVVGRFENGMPVTMSATDKKVTLKDNQIGKINDFNYGQLIDGHDDLKGGRCPFQGHIRKTNPRGTGDGESPADERMHLMARRGITYGDRLIEPKDEPDFDEMPTEGVGLLFASFQSSIGEQFEFTQKNWANLSSFPFSSPDITGIDPVIGQPAPGEAVSHCFPTVWNDGSPGNMKQFDGFAGFVTMKGGDYFFAPSLTFFKNL; encoded by the coding sequence ATGTCGCTCGATCTTACTAAGTCTGGTATCAGCCAGACAGATCCAGGCTACCTTGCCATTGCCAACGACCTTCAGGGGAATATCCTGACTTCGCACGGCCGTAATTTTACCGGACAACTACTGGTTCGATTTAACCCGGCTAAGCGGGCTGACGTCCGGGCGTATCTGAAAAAGCTGGCCATTACCGAACGCATCACGTCGGCGAAGCAGCAGCGGGCCGATGCCGACCTGTTCAACAAGCAGAAAAAAGCTGGTAAAGTACCGACGCAGGTTTTCTTCCGGGGTGTTTACCTGACCGCGAAGGGCTACGAAGCGCTGGGTTTTACCAACCTGCATCAGTTTGATTCACAGTTTCAGGCGGGTATGCAGGCGTCGCAGGCTGACCTGCACGACCCACTGGTGAACGACTGGGAGGGCGGCTATCAGAATGAGGGCGATGCGCTGTTTTTATTCGCGCATGGTGTCGAACCGACGCTGCGCGCCAAAGTAGCTGAGTTTGCCGCTTTCCTGCGCGACCAGAAGCTGGCGAAGGTGCTGGCGGTTGAATACGGCAAAGGGTTTACCAACGAAGTAGGCGACCATCTGGAGCATTTTGGCTACGTTGACGGCGTCAGTCAGCCCGTATTTTTCACGCAGGATACGCCCCCGGATCGTACTAACTGGAACCCTGTGGCCCCACTCAAACTGGTGTTGGTACCCGACCCGATGGGTACGCCCGGTCAATCGTTTGGTAGCTATTACGTGTTCCGGAAGCTGGAGCAGAACGTGCGTGGCTTCAAGGAGATGGAGAAAAGTCTGGCTGATGCCCTCGGGTTAGAGGACGATGACGCCGAACGGGCCGGTGCGATGGTTGTTGGGCGATTTGAAAATGGAATGCCCGTGACGATGAGTGCAACCGACAAAAAAGTGACGCTCAAAGACAACCAGATTGGTAAGATCAACGACTTCAACTACGGCCAGCTCATCGACGGTCACGACGATCTGAAAGGTGGCCGTTGCCCGTTTCAGGGGCACATCCGTAAAACCAACCCACGTGGCACGGGCGACGGTGAAAGCCCGGCCGACGAGCGTATGCACCTGATGGCCCGCCGGGGCATTACCTACGGCGACCGACTCATCGAACCCAAAGACGAACCGGATTTTGACGAGATGCCAACGGAGGGTGTCGGCCTGTTGTTCGCCAGTTTCCAGAGCAGCATCGGAGAGCAGTTTGAGTTCACCCAAAAGAACTGGGCTAACCTGTCCAGCTTCCCATTCAGCAGCCCCGACATAACGGGTATCGATCCGGTTATCGGCCAACCAGCGCCGGGCGAAGCCGTCAGCCACTGCTTCCCCACGGTATGGAACGACGGCAGCCCCGGCAACATGAAACAGTTCGACGGCTTCGCTGGGTTCGTGACCATGAAAGGCGGAGACTACTTCTTCGCGCCCTCACTCACGTTCTTTAAAAACCTGTAA
- the abc-f gene encoding ribosomal protection-like ABC-F family protein, translated as MISITNLSYYLGSRALYENASLHIKPGQKIGLIGLNGTGKSTLLRILNNEYQYDGGTISKAGDVTLGFLNQDLLSYQTDDSILSVAMQAFERQNKLQIQIDEVLHEMETDYKDELVDKLGKLQEEFEALDGYSVQSKAEEIMEGLGFSTDDLQKPLRQFSGGWRMRVMLAKLLLQKPSLLMLDEPTNHLDLPSIQWVEKYIQTYEGAVIVVSHDREFLDNVIDVTVEVANAKLNYYAGNYSFYLEEKALRNEIQKGAYENQQAKIRQTERFIERFKAQATKAKQAQSRVKQLARMERVDDVIDEAARVNFKFQFSTQPGRHILHLDDVTKAYGPKKILTKADIRLERGDKVALIGANGRGKSTLLRIISGSEPVNDGNRQLGHNVSFSFYAQHQLESLSVEDTLLDELKHANPTKSEGELRGVLGCFLFSNDEVFKKIKVLSGGEKSRVALAKVLLSQANFLLLDEPTNHLDMQSVNILIQALEQYEGTYVVVSHDRYFVSQIANKIWYIEDEQIKEYHGTYDEYEWWMEERKAGKAEAPPAPPKPAATNGAVNGKKNGSDDERRDWQKTLKKLNQQAEDSETKIGQLEERKKRLETELADPATYGDDKLMQAKNDEYSRLKAQIGQLQDEWETAMLEAEEWEKKLA; from the coding sequence ATGATTTCCATTACCAACCTCTCGTATTATCTCGGCAGTCGGGCGCTCTACGAAAATGCGTCGCTGCATATAAAGCCCGGTCAGAAAATTGGTCTTATTGGCCTCAACGGAACCGGCAAATCGACGCTGCTGCGTATCCTCAACAACGAATACCAGTATGACGGCGGTACGATCTCCAAAGCGGGCGACGTAACCCTCGGCTTCCTCAATCAGGACCTGCTCTCGTACCAGACCGACGACTCGATTCTGTCGGTAGCCATGCAGGCGTTCGAGCGGCAGAACAAGCTGCAAATACAGATTGATGAGGTGCTCCACGAAATGGAGACCGATTACAAAGACGAACTGGTCGATAAGCTGGGTAAACTTCAGGAAGAATTCGAAGCGCTCGACGGCTACTCGGTGCAGTCGAAGGCGGAGGAGATCATGGAGGGACTGGGCTTCTCGACGGATGATTTGCAAAAGCCACTCCGGCAGTTTTCGGGGGGCTGGCGGATGCGCGTGATGCTGGCCAAACTGCTGCTGCAAAAGCCGTCGCTGCTCATGCTCGACGAGCCGACTAACCACCTTGACCTGCCCTCGATCCAGTGGGTGGAGAAATACATTCAGACTTACGAAGGGGCCGTGATCGTGGTTTCGCACGACCGCGAATTCCTGGACAACGTCATCGACGTAACGGTCGAAGTCGCCAACGCCAAGCTGAACTATTACGCCGGTAACTATTCGTTCTATCTGGAGGAAAAGGCCCTGCGCAACGAAATTCAGAAGGGTGCTTACGAAAACCAGCAGGCTAAAATTCGGCAGACGGAGCGATTCATCGAACGTTTCAAAGCCCAGGCCACTAAGGCTAAACAAGCCCAAAGCCGTGTCAAGCAACTGGCCCGGATGGAGCGCGTCGACGACGTTATCGATGAAGCTGCGCGGGTGAACTTCAAGTTCCAGTTCTCTACCCAACCTGGTCGCCACATCCTGCACCTGGACGACGTGACAAAAGCGTACGGTCCGAAAAAGATTCTGACCAAAGCGGATATCCGGCTCGAGCGGGGCGATAAGGTTGCGCTGATCGGTGCCAACGGGCGCGGTAAGTCGACGTTGTTGCGGATTATTTCGGGGTCGGAGCCGGTCAACGATGGCAACCGGCAACTGGGGCACAACGTGTCGTTTAGTTTCTACGCCCAGCACCAGCTCGAATCGCTCAGCGTCGAAGATACGCTGCTCGATGAGTTGAAGCATGCCAACCCGACCAAGAGCGAAGGCGAACTGCGGGGCGTTCTGGGCTGTTTCCTGTTCTCCAACGACGAAGTATTCAAGAAAATCAAGGTGCTGTCGGGGGGGGAAAAGTCGCGGGTGGCGCTGGCGAAGGTACTGCTCTCGCAGGCCAACTTCCTGCTGCTTGACGAGCCGACTAACCACCTTGATATGCAGTCGGTGAACATCCTGATTCAGGCGCTGGAGCAGTACGAAGGTACCTACGTCGTTGTCTCGCACGACCGGTATTTCGTTTCGCAGATTGCCAACAAAATCTGGTACATCGAAGACGAGCAGATTAAGGAATACCACGGCACCTACGACGAATACGAATGGTGGATGGAAGAGCGCAAAGCCGGTAAGGCCGAGGCTCCACCTGCCCCGCCGAAGCCCGCTGCGACCAACGGAGCGGTAAACGGTAAGAAAAACGGCTCCGACGACGAACGCCGGGACTGGCAGAAAACGCTGAAAAAGCTCAACCAGCAGGCCGAGGACTCCGAAACGAAAATCGGGCAGTTGGAAGAACGTAAGAAGCGGCTCGAAACCGAACTTGCCGACCCCGCTACCTACGGCGACGACAAGCTGATGCAGGCCAAAAACGACGAGTATAGCCGCTTGAAAGCGCAGATCGGGCAGCTACAGGATGAGTGGGAAACCGCCATGCTCGAAGCTGAGGAGTGGGAGAAAAAACTGGCTTAG
- a CDS encoding Gfo/Idh/MocA family protein, with protein sequence MQRRNFLTTAAGLVALPALPTVAQAAVQPDLRGANRIKFAAVGLNHSHIYGQVEAVIRGGGELVSFYAKEPDLAAAFAKRYPQAKQARSEQEVLDDKSIQLVLSSGIPIDRAPLGIRVMRAGKDYMSDKPGIITLDQLAEVRKVQRETKRIYSIMYSERFENRATVKAGELVKEGAIGKVVQTIGLGPHRIALMSRPDWFFDKKQFGGIICDIGSHQFDQFLFFTGSTKADVVASEVGNVRYPQHPQFEDFGDVMVRGNGGMGYVRVDWFSPEGLKTWGDGRLTILGTEGYIEIRKNIDITKSEKGNHLYLVNQKETRYIDCADVPLPYGQQLVDDVLNRTETAMTQEHCFLATELAIKAQKQAEVVKLKV encoded by the coding sequence ATGCAACGACGTAATTTTCTAACGACGGCCGCCGGACTGGTGGCTCTGCCCGCTCTGCCGACCGTCGCGCAGGCGGCTGTACAACCCGATCTGCGTGGCGCTAACCGAATCAAGTTTGCGGCTGTCGGGCTGAACCATAGCCACATTTACGGGCAGGTCGAAGCGGTGATCCGGGGTGGGGGCGAACTGGTGTCGTTCTACGCCAAAGAACCCGATCTGGCGGCTGCGTTCGCCAAGCGATACCCGCAGGCGAAACAGGCCCGCAGCGAGCAGGAGGTACTGGACGACAAGTCTATTCAACTCGTGCTTAGCTCCGGTATCCCCATCGACCGCGCTCCGCTGGGTATTCGCGTAATGCGGGCGGGCAAAGACTATATGTCTGACAAGCCCGGTATCATTACGCTCGATCAACTGGCCGAGGTGCGGAAGGTGCAGCGCGAAACGAAGCGCATTTACTCGATTATGTACAGTGAGCGCTTCGAGAACCGGGCGACGGTGAAAGCGGGCGAACTGGTGAAGGAAGGCGCTATCGGTAAAGTCGTTCAGACAATTGGGTTGGGTCCGCACCGCATTGCGCTGATGTCGCGCCCAGACTGGTTCTTCGACAAAAAACAGTTCGGCGGTATTATCTGCGATATCGGCTCGCATCAGTTCGACCAGTTCCTGTTTTTCACTGGTTCAACCAAAGCTGACGTGGTTGCGTCGGAGGTGGGCAATGTGCGTTACCCGCAGCACCCGCAATTCGAGGATTTCGGCGACGTGATGGTACGCGGCAACGGCGGGATGGGTTACGTGCGTGTCGACTGGTTTTCACCCGAAGGGTTGAAAACGTGGGGCGACGGGCGGCTGACGATTCTCGGCACAGAGGGCTATATCGAAATTCGCAAGAACATCGACATCACCAAAAGCGAGAAGGGCAATCACTTGTATCTGGTCAACCAGAAAGAAACGCGCTACATCGACTGCGCCGATGTGCCCCTGCCGTACGGGCAGCAACTGGTCGACGATGTGCTGAACCGCACCGAAACGGCTATGACGCAGGAACATTGTTTCCTCGCCACCGAACTCGCCATCAAAGCCCAGAAGCAGGCGGAAGTAGTCAAGCTGAAGGTTTAA
- a CDS encoding putative oxidoreductase C-terminal domain-containing protein has product MAYHLPGPRSGEPIRLITLDPGHFHAALVQKTDYPNVDKTVRVYAPAGSDLEQHLTRIKGYNSRAENPTHWDEQVYTGPDFLEKMLTEKAGNVVVMAGNNRLKTDYILKSVAAGFNVLADKPMVIQASAFDKLKEAFATAARNKVLLYDIMTERYEITTQLQRAFSRQPGVFGTLVKGTPDNPAIVKESVHHFYKNVSGSILTRPAWFMDVAQQGEGIVDVTTHLVDLVQWAAFPEQVLDYKRDIRLTSARHWPTNMNWSQFQAITKLSTFPDYLKKDVVGDSVLRVFSNGEINYQLRGINARVAVTWAYKAPEGGGDTHYSIMRGSKANLIIKQGAEQQYKPVLYIEPIVGNTSFDSDLKAALPTIQREFPGIDLTKTPAGWQVTVPEKYNEGHEAHFGRVMEKYLDYLNAGKLPAWEVPNMLAKYYTTTQALSMVNKRMRE; this is encoded by the coding sequence ATGGCTTACCACCTGCCCGGGCCGCGCTCTGGCGAACCTATCCGGCTGATTACCCTCGACCCCGGCCATTTCCACGCGGCACTGGTTCAGAAAACTGATTACCCAAACGTCGACAAAACGGTGCGGGTCTATGCACCTGCTGGGTCCGACCTCGAGCAGCACCTTACCCGAATCAAGGGCTACAACAGCCGGGCCGAGAACCCGACGCACTGGGATGAACAGGTATATACAGGACCTGACTTTCTCGAAAAAATGCTGACCGAAAAGGCGGGAAACGTGGTTGTGATGGCGGGAAACAACCGGCTCAAAACCGATTATATCCTGAAAAGTGTTGCCGCTGGATTCAACGTGCTGGCCGACAAGCCGATGGTAATTCAGGCGTCGGCGTTCGACAAGTTGAAGGAAGCTTTCGCCACGGCCGCCCGGAACAAGGTGCTGCTCTACGACATCATGACTGAACGCTATGAAATCACAACGCAGTTGCAGCGGGCGTTTTCGCGGCAACCGGGTGTGTTTGGTACACTGGTAAAAGGTACGCCCGACAATCCGGCCATTGTTAAGGAAAGCGTTCACCACTTCTACAAAAACGTGTCGGGTAGTATCCTGACGCGTCCGGCCTGGTTTATGGACGTCGCGCAGCAGGGCGAAGGCATCGTCGACGTGACGACCCACCTGGTCGATCTGGTGCAGTGGGCGGCTTTCCCCGAACAGGTGCTCGACTACAAACGCGATATCCGGCTGACATCGGCGCGGCACTGGCCGACCAACATGAACTGGAGTCAATTTCAGGCCATCACAAAGCTGTCGACTTTTCCCGATTACCTGAAAAAAGACGTGGTTGGCGACAGTGTGCTGCGGGTGTTCAGCAACGGCGAAATCAACTACCAGCTGCGCGGTATCAACGCTCGGGTGGCTGTGACGTGGGCCTACAAAGCGCCCGAAGGCGGGGGCGACACGCACTACTCGATCATGCGCGGTAGCAAGGCCAATCTGATTATCAAGCAGGGAGCCGAGCAGCAATACAAGCCGGTACTATACATCGAACCCATCGTGGGCAATACCAGCTTCGACAGCGACCTGAAAGCGGCCCTGCCTACTATCCAACGCGAATTTCCCGGTATCGACCTGACCAAAACACCCGCCGGCTGGCAGGTGACGGTACCGGAGAAATACAACGAAGGCCACGAAGCGCACTTCGGCCGGGTCATGGAAAAGTACCTCGATTACCTCAACGCCGGAAAACTCCCCGCCTGGGAAGTCCCGAATATGCTGGCGAAGTACTACACCACGACGCAGGCGTTATCAATGGTGAATAAACGAATGCGTGAATGA
- a CDS encoding autotransporter outer membrane beta-barrel domain-containing protein — MKSFYFLLLSMAYSSLQAQTNYVVNMANASSPGQNNTLIGPRAGTAITSGSQNSFVGVDAGANNTIGVNNSFVGISAGSNNNVGSYNNFIGSFAGAGNTTGNFNVFLGSNAGYRNTTGDNNSFVGYGSGYSNTVGTQNSFVGFQTGFGNTTGGGNSFLGFYAGRGNTTGQNNSFVGAYAGASNNNGSFNSFVGHNAGYRNADGNNNSFIGTQAGYSNTTGSNNSFLGYSAGYNNTTGSSNTFVGTYAGAINSTGNYNSFVGYGAGNNNASGSQNSFMGYNVGSLNTTGSANSFVGYYAGLNNTTGSNNTFMGTGAGLSNSAGMYNSYSGSGAGYNNQTGSQNTIAGYQAGYNLTSSANTLVGYNAGYNTTSGANNTFFGFQAGYNVTTGSNNIIVGPMSGTAITDGSDNVLMGYNSQAEDGLHNATAIGAESRVAVSNALILGNGANVGIGTSAPATRLEVVSPQADQSGLRLTSLTTNSPSVLATDQFLTVNPQGDVVKARYQLRISDVSQWSDKVFSPTYQLRPLSQVASYVREQGHLPGVPSAEQVKKEGVDLVKMNSLLLEKVEELTLYSISQQERIDKLERMLVELLQKK; from the coding sequence ATGAAGTCCTTCTACTTTTTGTTGTTGAGTATGGCTTATAGTTCCCTGCAAGCGCAGACTAACTACGTGGTTAATATGGCCAATGCCTCGTCACCCGGTCAAAATAATACGTTGATAGGCCCCAGAGCTGGCACCGCCATCACTAGTGGTAGTCAAAATAGCTTTGTAGGCGTTGATGCAGGGGCCAACAATACTATTGGTGTCAACAACAGTTTCGTGGGCATCAGTGCCGGCTCCAATAATAACGTTGGTAGCTACAATAACTTTATAGGAAGCTTTGCAGGAGCCGGTAACACTACGGGTAATTTCAACGTTTTTCTGGGTAGCAATGCTGGCTATCGTAATACGACAGGTGACAATAATAGTTTTGTGGGATATGGGTCGGGATATAGCAATACCGTTGGTACCCAAAATAGTTTTGTGGGCTTTCAGACAGGTTTTGGCAATACAACTGGTGGTGGTAATAGTTTTCTAGGCTTCTACGCAGGGCGCGGCAACACTACTGGACAAAACAACAGCTTCGTAGGCGCTTACGCGGGGGCAAGTAACAACAATGGTTCTTTCAACAGCTTCGTAGGTCACAATGCTGGATATAGGAATGCGGACGGTAATAACAACAGTTTCATTGGCACCCAAGCGGGATACAGCAATACCACCGGTAGCAACAATAGCTTCCTAGGATACAGTGCCGGATACAATAATACCACCGGTAGTTCCAACACATTTGTCGGAACTTATGCAGGCGCAATCAACTCAACTGGTAACTACAACAGTTTTGTTGGCTATGGAGCAGGTAACAACAATGCTTCTGGTAGTCAGAATAGCTTTATGGGCTATAATGTGGGATCCCTCAACACTACCGGTAGCGCCAATAGTTTTGTCGGCTATTATGCTGGATTGAACAATACTACCGGCAGTAACAATACCTTCATGGGTACAGGTGCAGGTCTTAGCAACTCCGCTGGCATGTATAACAGTTATTCTGGTAGTGGCGCAGGGTACAACAATCAGACCGGTTCACAGAATACAATCGCAGGTTATCAGGCTGGGTACAACCTCACTAGTTCTGCCAACACACTAGTGGGTTATAACGCTGGCTACAATACGACCAGCGGTGCTAACAACACTTTTTTCGGCTTCCAAGCGGGTTACAATGTAACGACCGGTAGCAACAATATCATCGTTGGGCCAATGTCCGGCACGGCCATTACCGACGGGAGCGACAACGTGCTGATGGGCTACAATAGCCAAGCGGAGGACGGGCTGCACAATGCCACGGCGATCGGAGCGGAGTCGCGGGTGGCGGTTAGCAATGCGCTGATTCTGGGCAACGGGGCTAACGTGGGGATCGGTACGTCGGCTCCAGCGACCCGGCTGGAAGTGGTTAGCCCACAGGCCGATCAGAGCGGGTTGCGGCTGACGAGCCTGACCACGAATAGTCCGTCGGTGCTGGCTACCGACCAGTTTCTGACGGTCAATCCGCAGGGCGATGTAGTTAAGGCCCGCTACCAGTTGCGCATCAGCGACGTTAGTCAGTGGAGCGACAAAGTGTTCAGCCCAACTTATCAACTTCGGCCACTGAGTCAGGTGGCGAGCTACGTGCGTGAGCAGGGGCATCTACCGGGCGTTCCTTCGGCCGAGCAAGTCAAGAAGGAGGGCGTCGATCTGGTGAAGATGAATAGTCTGCTGCTGGAAAAAGTCGAGGAGTTGACGCTTTATAGTATTAGCCAGCAGGAGCGTATCGACAAACTGGAACGGATGCTGGTCGAATTGCTGCAAAAGAAATAA